A single Paratractidigestivibacter faecalis DNA region contains:
- a CDS encoding peptidylprolyl isomerase: protein MAFGFYQDPLYTPEYQVIGDEVAVLDTSKGVVRVTLDGAGAPIHVANFCELAGSGFYDGLKFHRYVPGFVIQGGCPNTRDMSPEDVARGGMGPDGRPGTGGPGYRIHEEFSSNPNNSHEDGALAMARSADPNSAGSQFYFCLGPQHGLDSGYTVFGQTVEGMDVISQLRAGDVINSIRIEHAQA, encoded by the coding sequence ATGGCCTTCGGCTTCTACCAGGATCCCCTCTACACGCCCGAGTACCAGGTCATCGGCGACGAGGTTGCCGTCCTCGACACCAGCAAGGGCGTCGTGCGCGTGACCCTTGACGGCGCGGGCGCCCCCATCCACGTCGCCAACTTCTGCGAGCTCGCCGGCTCCGGCTTCTATGACGGGCTCAAGTTCCACCGCTACGTCCCCGGCTTTGTCATCCAGGGCGGCTGCCCCAACACGCGCGATATGAGCCCCGAGGACGTCGCCCGCGGCGGCATGGGCCCCGACGGCCGTCCTGGCACCGGTGGTCCCGGATACCGCATCCACGAGGAGTTCTCCAGCAACCCCAACAATTCTCACGAGGACGGCGCGCTGGCCATGGCCCGCTCCGCCGACCCCAACTCCGCGGGCTCCCAGTTCTACTTCTGCCTTGGCCCGCAGCACGGCCTCGACAGCGGCTACACCGTCTTTGGCCAGACCGTCGAGGGCATGGACGTCATCTCCCAGCTGCGCGCCGGCGACGTCATCAACTCGATCAGGATCGAGCACGCCCAGGCCTAG
- a CDS encoding SPX domain-containing protein, whose translation MGTERPHTRSYRKIRLPEISEGVSDASSTGELRVARIESAIPPSTPDPTSPVARHDRLPRMRAFLLAAGLAVVVVGGAALLITHPWDADFLSIKATTPADTSMAGFPGQMSALSGQDGKSASVDEDTLFSSISDAYQKLGELASRVDDAERTFDSDAASADRATREQDQSDVKALSIEVSNLIVDISEIDSGAGAYTEALDHLTTLGNWLRNRMDALTAGWDVSASSDDPAADEAKIFSPVKANQDSSGQSSYKTHFDENYEAWKPERSQ comes from the coding sequence ATGGGCACCGAGCGTCCCCACACGCGCTCCTATCGCAAGATCAGGCTGCCCGAGATCTCCGAGGGCGTGTCTGACGCCTCCTCCACGGGCGAGCTGCGCGTCGCTCGCATCGAGAGCGCCATTCCCCCCTCAACCCCTGACCCGACCTCTCCCGTCGCGCGCCATGACCGGCTCCCTCGCATGCGGGCGTTCCTGCTCGCGGCGGGGCTTGCCGTCGTCGTCGTTGGCGGCGCGGCCCTGCTCATCACGCACCCCTGGGACGCTGACTTCCTCTCCATCAAGGCAACCACCCCGGCAGACACCTCCATGGCTGGCTTCCCGGGCCAGATGAGCGCTCTTTCCGGCCAGGACGGAAAGAGCGCCTCCGTGGACGAGGACACGCTCTTCTCGTCCATCAGCGACGCCTACCAGAAGCTCGGTGAGCTCGCCAGCCGCGTGGACGACGCCGAGAGGACCTTTGACTCCGACGCCGCAAGCGCTGACAGGGCTACGCGCGAGCAGGACCAGTCGGACGTCAAGGCGCTTTCCATCGAGGTCAGCAACCTCATCGTCGACATCTCCGAGATCGACTCCGGCGCGGGCGCATACACCGAGGCCCTCGACCACCTCACCACGCTCGGAAACTGGCTTCGCAACCGCATGGACGCCCTCACCGCCGGCTGGGACGTCTCAGCCTCCTCCGACGACCCCGCCGCCGACGAGGCCAAGATCTTCTCGCCGGTCAAGGCCAACCAGGACTCGAGCGGTCAGAGCAGCTACAAGACGCACTTTGACGAGAACTACGAGGCCTGGAAGCCCGAGCGCTCCCAGTAG
- a CDS encoding HAD-IC family P-type ATPase: MESKEDALRGLTDEEVAERVADGRVNANTDVKTKSVGQILSEHAFTLFNGVNLAMSVLIFLTGQYRNLLFLCVVLANLVIGVFQEVRAKKMVDELSIMTQKRVRVLRASGECELAPSELVVDDLMRLAHGDQVPADCALVEGSVYVDESLLTGESVPIAKGIGDELLSGSFIETGSLVARVTRVGREGYAAKINAEAKYVKAVKSEILDTLRAIIKLGTIILVPLGLGLFLRSLLMDGGTIESAILTSTSAVLGMIPQGLVLLTSSVLAIATTRLAHRQVLVQQPYCVETLARVDTLCLDKTGTITSGQMEVSGVACAAGHGEDEVVRAFACVARANDQDANDTARALLGAAEARGTVTPERYARAVPFSSARKYSGCVTPEGECYAIGAAAFVLGPEGPAMADACGTFDEMERVMVCCRVPGFSREGAIEGESELLGCVGIRDQIRPTAPATMEYFREQGVELRVISGDDPRTVSAIAERAGVPGARAYVDASTLADEAAIEDAVDRYRVFGRVTPQQKRDLVRALHRRGRTVAMTGDGVNDVLALREADCSVSMASGSAAARNVSEIVLADNDFSHMPEVVAEGRRSINNLQRSASLFLVKTVFTAVLALICIFMPPYPFIPIQMSLISTAVIGIPSFVLALEPNHERIRGNFLANVLARSLPASLAIVCALFVELALGRILDHSFAEISTVCMMITIIIGLALIYRISRPLTPMRCALLVAMCGLVLLSYTVFGDFFRVVRLPLDVGLFTLTLAAASLVLFEWTSRRFLANYEQSALFARVVRFVEGKDGK; this comes from the coding sequence ATGGAGAGCAAGGAAGACGCCCTGCGCGGGCTCACCGACGAGGAGGTTGCCGAGCGCGTGGCCGACGGCCGCGTCAACGCCAACACGGACGTCAAGACCAAGAGCGTCGGGCAGATTCTCTCCGAGCACGCCTTCACCCTCTTCAACGGCGTGAACCTCGCCATGTCCGTGCTTATCTTCCTCACGGGGCAGTACCGCAACCTGCTCTTCCTCTGCGTCGTCCTAGCAAACCTGGTGATTGGCGTCTTCCAGGAGGTCCGCGCCAAGAAGATGGTGGACGAGCTGTCCATCATGACCCAGAAGCGCGTCCGCGTGCTGCGTGCCTCGGGCGAGTGCGAGCTTGCACCCTCCGAGCTGGTGGTGGACGACCTCATGCGCCTTGCCCACGGAGACCAGGTGCCTGCCGACTGCGCCCTTGTCGAGGGCAGCGTTTATGTCGACGAGAGCCTGCTCACCGGCGAGTCCGTGCCCATCGCCAAGGGCATCGGCGACGAGCTTTTGAGCGGCAGCTTCATCGAGACGGGAAGCCTCGTCGCGCGGGTCACCCGCGTCGGGCGCGAGGGCTATGCGGCAAAGATCAACGCCGAGGCCAAGTACGTCAAGGCCGTCAAGTCAGAGATTCTCGACACGCTGCGCGCCATCATCAAGCTCGGCACCATCATCCTGGTGCCCCTGGGCCTCGGCCTCTTCCTGAGGTCGCTGCTCATGGACGGCGGCACCATCGAGTCCGCCATCCTCACCTCGACCTCCGCCGTCCTGGGAATGATCCCCCAGGGGCTGGTGCTTCTCACCTCCTCAGTTCTCGCCATCGCTACCACGCGCCTTGCCCACCGCCAGGTACTGGTCCAGCAGCCCTACTGCGTCGAGACCCTCGCCCGCGTGGACACGCTCTGCCTCGACAAGACGGGCACCATCACCTCCGGCCAGATGGAGGTCTCGGGCGTGGCCTGCGCCGCCGGCCACGGGGAGGACGAGGTCGTGCGCGCCTTCGCCTGCGTGGCCCGGGCCAACGACCAGGACGCCAACGACACCGCCCGTGCCCTTCTCGGCGCCGCCGAGGCCAGAGGCACCGTGACCCCGGAGCGCTACGCGCGCGCGGTCCCCTTCAGCTCGGCCCGGAAGTACTCCGGCTGCGTCACGCCGGAGGGGGAGTGCTACGCCATCGGCGCCGCCGCCTTCGTCCTCGGTCCCGAGGGGCCGGCCATGGCCGATGCCTGCGGCACCTTCGACGAGATGGAGCGCGTCATGGTCTGCTGCCGCGTCCCCGGCTTCTCGCGGGAGGGCGCCATCGAGGGCGAGTCAGAGCTTCTGGGCTGCGTCGGCATCCGCGACCAGATCCGCCCGACGGCGCCCGCCACCATGGAGTACTTCCGCGAGCAGGGCGTCGAGCTACGCGTCATCTCCGGCGACGACCCCCGCACGGTCTCGGCCATCGCCGAGCGTGCGGGCGTCCCCGGCGCCCGTGCCTACGTCGACGCTTCTACGTTGGCCGACGAGGCCGCCATCGAGGACGCCGTCGACCGCTACCGCGTCTTCGGCCGCGTGACGCCCCAGCAGAAGAGGGACCTCGTACGGGCCCTCCACCGCCGCGGCCGCACCGTCGCCATGACGGGCGACGGCGTGAACGACGTCCTGGCCCTGCGCGAGGCCGACTGCTCGGTCTCCATGGCCTCTGGCTCGGCCGCCGCAAGGAACGTCTCCGAAATCGTCCTGGCCGACAACGACTTCTCGCACATGCCGGAGGTCGTGGCCGAGGGCAGGCGCTCCATCAACAACCTGCAGCGCTCCGCGTCGCTCTTCCTGGTCAAGACGGTCTTCACGGCGGTCCTGGCGCTCATCTGCATCTTCATGCCGCCCTATCCCTTCATCCCCATCCAGATGTCGCTCATCTCCACGGCGGTCATCGGCATCCCGTCCTTCGTGCTGGCGCTCGAACCCAACCACGAGCGCATCCGCGGCAACTTCCTGGCAAACGTGCTGGCCCGCTCGCTGCCGGCGTCGCTGGCCATCGTGTGCGCGCTCTTCGTCGAGCTCGCCCTGGGGCGCATCCTGGACCACTCCTTCGCGGAGATCTCCACGGTCTGCATGATGATCACCATCATCATCGGCCTGGCTCTCATCTACCGCATCTCGCGTCCGCTCACGCCCATGCGCTGCGCGCTTCTCGTCGCCATGTGCGGCCTGGTCCTGCTCTCGTACACGGTCTTCGGCGACTTCTTCCGCGTGGTACGACTCCCGCTTGACGTCGGCCTCTTCACGCTGACCCTGGCGGCCGCCTCGCTCGTGCTCTTTGAGTGGACGAGCAGGCGCTTCCTTGCCAACTACGAGCAGAGCGCCCTTTTTGCGCGCGTCGTCCGCTTCGTCGAGGGCAAGGACGGAAAGTAG
- the aroF gene encoding 3-deoxy-7-phosphoheptulonate synthase, with translation MIAIVKGSASEEQLGHFVQWIENRGLKTDVSRGEDETIVGIIGDTTQIDPFLLESMDIIERVQRVTEPFKKANRKFHPEDTVIDCGYGVKVGGGNFQVMAGPCSVEGRNLIEIARAVKAAGATILRGGAYKPRTSPYAYQGMGEKGLDLLMEASAELEMPVVTEIMDPRDVQTFLDHGVQVMQIGARNAQNFTLLKEVGKTQVPVLLKRGMSETIDELLMGAEYIMSEGNPNVMLCERGIRTFETRTRNTFDVNAIPVLHHLTHLPVIADPSHSTGYTRYVRPAAYAAVAAGADGLEVEVHDNPSQAWSDGAQALTPEQFDDAMRRIALIREAVCADLPEEE, from the coding sequence GTGATAGCAATTGTCAAGGGCTCGGCCTCGGAGGAGCAGCTCGGGCATTTCGTTCAGTGGATCGAGAACCGCGGGCTCAAGACCGACGTCTCGCGCGGTGAGGACGAGACCATCGTCGGCATCATCGGCGACACCACGCAGATCGATCCGTTCCTCCTTGAGAGCATGGACATCATCGAGCGCGTCCAGCGCGTGACCGAGCCCTTCAAGAAGGCAAACCGCAAGTTCCACCCCGAGGACACCGTCATCGACTGCGGCTACGGCGTCAAGGTGGGCGGCGGCAACTTCCAGGTCATGGCCGGCCCCTGCTCCGTCGAGGGCAGGAACCTCATCGAGATCGCCCGCGCGGTCAAGGCCGCCGGCGCCACCATCCTGCGCGGCGGCGCCTACAAGCCCCGCACCTCCCCCTACGCCTACCAGGGCATGGGCGAGAAGGGCCTCGACCTCCTGATGGAGGCCAGCGCCGAGCTCGAGATGCCCGTCGTAACCGAGATCATGGACCCGCGCGACGTCCAGACCTTCCTCGACCACGGCGTCCAGGTCATGCAGATCGGCGCGCGCAACGCCCAGAACTTCACCCTGCTCAAGGAGGTCGGAAAGACCCAGGTGCCGGTCCTTCTCAAGCGCGGCATGTCCGAGACCATCGACGAGCTACTGATGGGCGCCGAGTACATCATGAGCGAGGGCAACCCCAACGTCATGCTCTGCGAGCGCGGCATCCGCACCTTCGAGACGCGCACCCGCAACACCTTTGACGTCAACGCCATCCCCGTCCTCCACCACCTGACGCACCTGCCGGTCATCGCCGACCCGAGCCACTCCACCGGCTACACCCGCTACGTGCGCCCCGCCGCCTACGCCGCCGTGGCCGCAGGCGCCGACGGCCTGGAGGTCGAGGTCCACGACAACCCGTCCCAGGCGTGGTCCGACGGCGCCCAGGCCCTCACGCCCGAGCAGTTCGACGACGCCATGCGCCGCATCGCCCTCATCCGCGAGGCCGTCTGCGCAGACCTCCCAGAGGAGGAGTAG
- a CDS encoding prephenate dehydrogenase codes for MPEQSSTTSFVPGRCGVVGLGLMGGSFARAFRAAGREVFAWNRTRSTLELAEIETVTGELTDDVIGTCELIVLAGYPQSAIDWLREKADLIADGAIVIDTVGVKRVICETCDKISEGHGWTFVGCHPMAGTQYSGFAHSRATMFKGAPMVVVPPKMGDLERADLLERLKELLAPCQFGSFTLATAGVHDHVIAFTSQLAHVVSNAYVKSPTAREHHGFSAGSYRDLTRVAQLNATMWTELFLDNADNLSNELGCIIDNLQQYKDAIDEKDAPRLKELLAEGDRIKREVEGR; via the coding sequence GTGCCCGAGCAGAGCAGCACCACCTCCTTCGTGCCCGGCCGCTGCGGCGTCGTGGGCCTGGGCCTCATGGGAGGCTCCTTCGCCCGCGCCTTCCGCGCCGCCGGCCGCGAGGTCTTTGCCTGGAACCGCACCCGCAGCACGCTCGAGCTGGCCGAGATCGAGACCGTGACCGGCGAGCTCACCGACGACGTCATCGGGACCTGCGAGCTCATCGTCCTGGCGGGCTACCCGCAGTCCGCCATCGACTGGCTGCGCGAGAAGGCCGACCTCATCGCCGACGGGGCCATCGTCATAGACACGGTGGGCGTCAAGCGCGTCATCTGCGAGACCTGCGACAAGATCTCGGAGGGCCACGGCTGGACCTTCGTGGGATGTCACCCCATGGCGGGAACCCAGTACTCGGGCTTCGCGCACTCCCGCGCCACCATGTTCAAGGGCGCCCCCATGGTGGTCGTCCCTCCCAAAATGGGCGACCTCGAGCGCGCCGACCTTCTCGAGCGCCTGAAGGAGCTCCTGGCGCCCTGCCAGTTCGGCAGCTTCACGCTGGCCACCGCCGGCGTCCACGACCACGTCATCGCTTTCACGTCCCAGCTGGCCCACGTGGTCTCCAACGCCTACGTCAAGAGCCCGACCGCCCGCGAGCACCACGGCTTCTCGGCGGGCAGCTACCGCGACCTCACCCGCGTCGCGCAGCTGAACGCCACCATGTGGACCGAGCTCTTCCTCGACAACGCCGACAACCTCTCAAATGAGCTGGGCTGCATCATAGACAACCTGCAGCAGTACAAGGACGCCATCGACGAGAAGGACGCTCCGAGGCTCAAGGAGCTTCTCGCCGAGGGCGACCGCATCAAGAGGGAGGTCGAGGGCAGGTGA
- the aroB gene encoding 3-dehydroquinate synthase, with product MSAPKTQVVHVSCPSMDYDVHVGAGILSEVGAIARESCGGGRCCVISETNVAPLYLERVSQSLAKAGYKVSSLVFEAGEKSKNIRTLSWLLEGLAERGLTRDDCVVALGGGVTGDIAGLSAAMYLRGIKVVQVPTSLLAMVDSSVGGKVAIDLEAGKNLAGAFWQPRAVLADVTCLHSLSHELLTDSCGEVIKHAVLADDALLEELCARPLNGGDAAELDDAHLVDVVARNVSIKRDVVDADEQEHGVRQTLNLGHTIGHGIEAASDFALGHGSCVAAGLCCMLRACVALGWTDPALAQRVERCVEAHGLPTDTQEDHQTLMSYMTHDKKRHGDSMNVVVARGAEDVVVRRVSLDELARIVELGCGTKE from the coding sequence GTGAGCGCACCCAAGACGCAGGTCGTCCACGTGAGCTGCCCCTCGATGGACTACGACGTGCACGTTGGCGCGGGAATCCTCTCCGAGGTGGGCGCCATCGCCCGCGAGTCCTGCGGGGGCGGGCGCTGCTGCGTCATCTCCGAGACCAACGTGGCGCCCCTCTACCTGGAGCGCGTCTCCCAGAGCCTGGCCAAGGCCGGCTACAAGGTCTCGAGTCTGGTCTTCGAGGCCGGCGAGAAGAGCAAGAACATCCGGACCCTGTCGTGGCTCCTCGAGGGCCTGGCCGAGCGCGGCCTCACCCGCGACGACTGCGTGGTGGCACTCGGCGGCGGCGTGACGGGCGACATAGCGGGCCTCTCGGCTGCCATGTACCTGCGCGGCATCAAGGTCGTCCAGGTGCCCACCTCGCTTCTGGCCATGGTCGACTCCTCCGTGGGCGGCAAGGTGGCCATAGACCTTGAGGCTGGCAAGAACCTCGCGGGCGCCTTCTGGCAGCCGCGCGCCGTGTTGGCCGATGTCACGTGCCTCCACAGCCTCAGCCACGAACTTCTGACCGACAGCTGCGGCGAGGTAATCAAGCACGCGGTGCTTGCAGACGACGCCCTGCTGGAGGAGCTCTGCGCGCGTCCGCTCAACGGCGGCGACGCGGCCGAGCTCGACGACGCCCACCTGGTGGACGTCGTCGCGAGAAACGTCTCCATCAAGCGCGACGTGGTCGACGCCGACGAGCAGGAGCACGGCGTGCGCCAGACGCTCAACCTCGGCCACACCATCGGCCACGGCATCGAGGCCGCGAGCGACTTTGCGCTGGGCCACGGCTCCTGCGTCGCGGCGGGTCTGTGCTGCATGCTGCGCGCCTGCGTGGCCCTCGGCTGGACCGACCCCGCCCTCGCCCAGAGGGTCGAGAGGTGCGTGGAGGCCCACGGCCTTCCCACCGACACCCAGGAGGACCACCAGACCCTCATGTCCTACATGACGCACGACAAGAAGCGCCACGGCGACTCCATGAACGTGGTCGTCGCGCGCGGCGCCGAGGACGTCGTCGTGCGAAGGGTCTCCCTTGACGAGCTCGCGCGCATCGTGGAGCTCGGCTGCGGCACTAAGGAGTAG
- the aroA gene encoding 3-phosphoshikimate 1-carboxyvinyltransferase, with the protein MNVTITPARLEGTVKAPASKSEAHRLLICAALSPETCDIDCDTTSQDIDATAECLRALGAQVTRTRLGFRVVPIPRDETGRPRARRGALLDCGESGSTLRFLLPVAAALACDARLTGHGRLPERPLSPLYEELVTHGSELGPKGVMPLSVGGGLSAGRFTIAGNVSSQYVSGLLMAAPLLDQPTEVLVTEPVESLPYIDLTIAALREFGVEVARKKVATPDGGALSLTVGPRPELVSPGGVTVGGDWSNAAFWLCAAALGNPVRVTGVNPDSVQGDRAVLGALALLGARVSRQPGAVDVTPDELRGTRLDVRSCPDLVPPLAAVAACSAGTTTVTGAARLRIKESDRLETVCACVNALGGNCSTTEDGLVIQGVESLAGGTVDAANDHRIAMMAAIMATRCEGPVTILGAQCVAKSYPAFFEDYASLGGNVAKEA; encoded by the coding sequence TTGAACGTCACCATCACGCCGGCCCGCCTCGAGGGCACCGTCAAGGCGCCGGCCTCCAAGTCCGAGGCGCACCGCCTCCTCATCTGCGCCGCGCTCTCGCCCGAGACCTGCGACATAGACTGCGACACCACCTCCCAGGACATCGACGCCACCGCAGAGTGCCTGCGCGCCCTTGGCGCCCAGGTCACGCGCACGCGGCTGGGCTTTCGCGTCGTCCCCATCCCGCGAGACGAGACGGGCAGGCCCAGGGCCAGGCGCGGTGCGCTTCTGGACTGCGGCGAGTCTGGCTCGACGCTGAGGTTCCTCCTGCCCGTGGCGGCGGCGCTCGCCTGCGACGCGAGGCTGACCGGCCACGGACGCCTTCCCGAACGACCCCTCTCCCCCCTCTACGAGGAGCTCGTTACCCACGGCTCAGAGCTGGGCCCCAAGGGCGTCATGCCCCTTTCCGTGGGAGGCGGCCTCTCCGCGGGCCGCTTCACCATCGCCGGAAACGTCTCTTCCCAGTACGTGAGCGGCCTCCTGATGGCGGCACCCCTGCTCGACCAGCCCACCGAGGTCCTGGTCACGGAGCCCGTCGAGTCGCTTCCCTACATCGACCTCACCATCGCCGCCCTGAGGGAGTTCGGCGTCGAGGTGGCCCGCAAGAAGGTGGCCACGCCCGACGGAGGCGCGCTCTCGCTCACGGTGGGTCCCAGGCCGGAACTCGTCTCGCCGGGAGGCGTCACAGTGGGCGGTGACTGGAGCAACGCGGCGTTCTGGCTCTGCGCGGCCGCGCTCGGAAACCCCGTGCGCGTCACGGGGGTCAACCCCGACAGCGTGCAGGGAGACCGCGCCGTCCTGGGCGCCCTTGCCCTGCTGGGCGCCCGAGTCTCTCGCCAGCCGGGAGCCGTCGACGTCACCCCAGACGAGCTACGGGGGACGCGCCTTGACGTCCGCAGCTGCCCCGACCTCGTGCCGCCCCTGGCCGCCGTGGCCGCCTGCTCGGCGGGCACCACCACCGTCACCGGCGCGGCGCGGCTTCGCATCAAGGAGTCCGACCGCCTCGAGACGGTCTGCGCCTGCGTGAACGCCTTGGGAGGCAACTGCAGCACCACTGAGGACGGCCTGGTCATCCAAGGCGTGGAGAGCCTCGCCGGAGGCACCGTCGACGCGGCCAACGACCACCGCATCGCCATGATGGCCGCCATCATGGCCACCCGCTGCGAGGGACCCGTCACCATCCTGGGCGCGCAGTGCGTGGCCAAGTCCTACCCCGCCTTCTTCGAGGACTACGCGTCCCTGGGCGGAAACGTCGCCAAGGAGGCGTGA
- the aroC gene encoding chorismate synthase, giving the protein MPSTIGTALKVTVFGQSHSAGVGCVMEGLPSGFKVDLDALDVFMARRAPGNAPWTTPRKEADSTRILSGLNPDGRTCGAPLAAVIENTNTRSQDYGNIMGVPRPGHADFTAWAKWHGNQDIPGGGHFSGRLTGPLCVAGGICLQWLAAQGIRVSAHVAECAGVADEPFCVSDNSPEANALLARQMDALADGRDFPAISGDAAARMTEAIMAAKADKDSVGGVIECVATGLPAGVGSPMFDGLENVIARAVFGIPSVKGIEFGLGFESARVRGSQDNDPYEVREGACVPRTNNAGGILGGISTGAPLHFRCALKPISSIGIEQDSVDLERMEPARLAVRGRHDATAVTRAVPVVEAVCALAVADSLLAWPAEPLR; this is encoded by the coding sequence ATGCCCTCGACCATTGGAACCGCCCTCAAGGTCACCGTCTTCGGCCAGTCCCACTCCGCCGGGGTGGGCTGCGTCATGGAGGGCCTGCCCTCGGGCTTCAAGGTTGACCTGGACGCGCTGGACGTCTTCATGGCCCGGCGCGCCCCGGGAAACGCCCCCTGGACCACCCCACGCAAGGAGGCCGACTCCACGCGCATCCTCTCGGGACTCAACCCCGACGGCCGCACCTGCGGGGCACCGCTTGCCGCAGTCATCGAGAACACCAACACACGCTCCCAGGACTACGGCAACATCATGGGCGTGCCGCGTCCCGGCCACGCCGACTTCACCGCCTGGGCAAAGTGGCACGGCAACCAGGACATTCCCGGCGGCGGCCACTTCTCCGGCCGCCTGACGGGGCCCCTGTGCGTCGCCGGCGGCATCTGCCTGCAGTGGCTTGCCGCCCAGGGCATCCGCGTGAGCGCCCACGTGGCCGAGTGCGCAGGCGTGGCCGACGAGCCCTTCTGCGTGTCCGACAACTCCCCCGAGGCAAACGCGCTTCTCGCCAGGCAGATGGACGCACTGGCAGACGGACGCGACTTCCCCGCCATCAGCGGCGACGCCGCAGCCCGCATGACCGAGGCCATCATGGCCGCCAAGGCAGACAAGGACTCCGTCGGCGGCGTCATCGAGTGCGTGGCCACGGGCCTTCCGGCAGGCGTCGGCTCTCCCATGTTCGACGGCCTCGAGAACGTCATCGCGCGCGCCGTCTTTGGCATCCCCTCGGTCAAGGGGATCGAGTTCGGCCTGGGCTTTGAGAGCGCCCGCGTTCGCGGCAGCCAGGACAACGACCCCTACGAGGTTCGCGAGGGCGCGTGCGTCCCCCGCACCAACAACGCCGGGGGCATCCTGGGCGGTATCTCCACCGGGGCGCCGCTCCACTTCCGCTGCGCGCTCAAGCCCATCTCGAGCATAGGCATCGAGCAGGACTCCGTGGACCTCGAGCGCATGGAGCCGGCAAGGCTCGCCGTGCGCGGCCGTCACGACGCCACCGCCGTGACGCGCGCCGTGCCCGTCGTGGAGGCCGTGTGCGCGCTCGCCGTGGCGGACTCCCTGCTCGCATGGCCCGCAGAGCCCCTGAGGTAG
- a CDS encoding bifunctional chorismate mutase/prephenate dehydratase, producing MADLSQLRSEIDRIDTQLFELFSQRVDVARRIGDYKRERGLAVFDPTRERQKVADAGGRVPPELSTYAQVLMELLMEAARSQEVDPTAPADADFAPIERAVEQAPAVFPSTAQVACQGVEGAYSQIAADRFFRHPSISYLDSFEGVFRAVEQGLCQYGVLPIENSTAGSVNKVYDLMMEHDFHVTRTSRVRIDHNLLAKPGTRLEDVRDVYSHEQAINQSQAFLSTLPNARVHVVENTAMAAKRVSESDRADVAALSSRPCASLYGLDVLAECVQDRDNNYTRFACISRDLQIFPGADRTSLMVVLNHEPGSLYKMLAKFYALDLNLLKLESRPIPEREFEFMFYFEVAAPVASPEFKTLMTTIGQHCQEYRYLGSYTEVL from the coding sequence ATGGCAGACCTCTCCCAGCTGCGGTCCGAGATTGACCGCATTGACACCCAGCTCTTCGAGCTCTTCTCCCAGCGCGTCGACGTGGCCAGAAGGATTGGCGATTACAAGCGCGAGCGCGGGCTTGCGGTGTTTGACCCAACCCGCGAGCGCCAGAAGGTGGCCGACGCGGGCGGCCGCGTGCCCCCCGAGCTCTCAACCTACGCGCAGGTCCTCATGGAGCTTCTCATGGAGGCTGCCCGCAGCCAGGAGGTAGACCCCACGGCCCCCGCAGACGCCGACTTCGCGCCCATCGAGCGCGCCGTGGAGCAGGCGCCCGCGGTCTTTCCCTCGACGGCGCAGGTGGCCTGCCAGGGCGTCGAGGGCGCCTACTCCCAGATTGCCGCCGACCGGTTCTTCCGTCACCCCTCCATCAGCTACCTCGACAGCTTCGAGGGAGTCTTCCGCGCCGTCGAGCAGGGCCTCTGCCAGTACGGCGTCCTGCCCATCGAAAACTCCACGGCCGGCTCGGTCAACAAGGTCTACGACCTCATGATGGAGCACGACTTCCACGTGACGCGCACCTCTCGCGTGCGCATAGACCACAACCTCCTGGCCAAGCCGGGGACGCGCCTGGAGGACGTGCGGGACGTCTACTCGCACGAGCAGGCCATCAACCAGAGCCAGGCCTTCCTCTCCACGCTGCCCAACGCGCGCGTCCACGTGGTTGAGAACACCGCGATGGCGGCCAAGCGCGTCTCGGAGTCCGACCGCGCCGACGTGGCCGCCCTCTCCTCCCGCCCCTGCGCGAGCCTCTATGGGCTTGACGTGCTGGCAGAGTGCGTGCAGGACCGCGACAACAACTACACGCGCTTCGCGTGCATCTCCAGGGACCTCCAGATCTTCCCCGGCGCGGACCGCACGAGCCTCATGGTGGTCCTCAATCACGAGCCGGGCTCGCTCTACAAGATGCTCGCCAAGTTCTACGCGCTCGACCTCAACCTCCTCAAGCTGGAGAGCCGCCCCATCCCCGAGCGCGAGTTCGAGTTCATGTTCTACTTCGAGGTGGCGGCCCCCGTCGCCTCCCCCGAGTTCAAGACCCTGATGACCACCATCGGCCAGCACTGCCAGGAGTACCGCTACCTGGGCAGCTACACGGAGGTTCTCTAA